From a single Pseudomonas triticicola genomic region:
- a CDS encoding GAF domain-containing protein has protein sequence MIDLQQSGQGLEGYGMLAAQLESLLADERDFIANAAQFSAFLFNQLDDLNWAGFYLNRNEELVLGPFQGQIACVRIPFGRGVCGAAAASLQTQRVEDVHAFPGHIACDSASNSELVVPLVKDGRLIGVLDLDSPKLARFGAEDQTGIEQLAAIFLRLTDC, from the coding sequence ATGATTGATTTGCAACAAAGCGGCCAGGGCCTCGAAGGCTACGGTATGTTGGCCGCGCAACTGGAATCGCTACTGGCGGACGAACGCGACTTCATCGCCAATGCCGCGCAGTTCTCGGCGTTCCTGTTCAACCAGCTCGATGATCTGAACTGGGCCGGTTTCTACCTCAATCGCAACGAAGAGCTGGTGCTCGGCCCGTTTCAGGGCCAGATCGCTTGCGTGCGCATCCCGTTCGGGCGCGGTGTGTGCGGCGCTGCTGCTGCCAGCCTGCAAACCCAGCGCGTCGAGGATGTGCATGCTTTCCCCGGTCACATCGCCTGCGACAGCGCGTCCAACAGCGAACTGGTTGTGCCGTTGGTCAAGGACGGACGCCTGATCGGTGTGCTCGACCTCGACAGCCCGAAGCTGGCGCGTTTCGGCGCCGAAGATCAGACCGGCATCGAGCAACTGGCGGCGATTTTCCTGCGCCTGACCGACTGCTGA